A single region of the Prochlorococcus marinus str. MIT 0917 genome encodes:
- the gyrA gene encoding DNA gyrase subunit A translates to MADPLGPNSTGPGESDDRIIQTDLRNEMSRSYLEYAMSVIVGRALPDSRDGLKPVHRRILYAMYELGLTSDRPYRKCARVVGEVLGKFHPHGDTAVYDALVRMAQDFSMQMPLIDGHGNFGSVDNDPPAAMRYTESRLQSLTTDSLLEDIESETVDFADNFDGSVQEPTVLPARIPQLLLNGSSGIAVGMATNIPPHNLVELIDGLMALISNPELDEIELMNLIKGPDFPTGGQILGRSGIKETYLSGRGSITMRGVAEIETIENPGRPDRDAVIITELPYQTNKAGLIERIADMVNDKKLEGIADIRDESDRDGMRIVVELRRDSYPQVVLNNLFKLTPLQTNFSANMLALVNGEPVILSLKKMLQVFLDFRVETIEKRTKYLLKKAESRDHILLGLLLALDQLDDIISLIRSASDSATAKRKLQELHGLTDIQSDAILQMQLRRLTALEADKIRLEHEDLVRKIIDLKDILNTKERVFEITKIELNEIKEKYNTPRRTEILDLGGGLEDIDLIANERSVVLLTETGYLKRMPVSEFEATSRGTRGKAGTRSQGEEEVKKFISCNDHDSLLLFSDRGVAYALPAYRVPQCSRTAKGTPIVQLLPIPREEAITSLLSVSTFDDENYLLMLTRGGYIKRTPLSAFSKIRANGLIAIGLEDGDALTWVRLAESGDSVLIGSKNGMTIHFRLNDSELRPLGRSARGVKSMNLKSGDSLVSMDVLSTELADHVDKSEDEELQDESSESEGPWVLVASGSGLGKRVPVTQFRLQKRAGMGLRAIKFRKDGDELVGLRVLGKGEELLLVSERGVIVRTSADKISQQSRAATGVRIQKLDNGDKLSEVVLVPPEQINEDEEKELSTSMESINTDPTSKN, encoded by the coding sequence ATGGCTGATCCATTGGGACCTAATAGTACTGGTCCCGGGGAATCCGACGATCGGATCATTCAGACTGACTTAAGAAATGAAATGTCGCGTTCCTATTTGGAATACGCGATGAGTGTGATTGTTGGAAGAGCTTTACCTGATTCGAGAGATGGACTTAAGCCCGTTCATCGTAGGATTCTTTATGCGATGTATGAACTTGGTCTAACTAGTGATAGGCCATACAGAAAATGTGCACGTGTAGTTGGAGAGGTTTTAGGCAAATTCCATCCTCATGGTGATACTGCCGTTTATGACGCTTTGGTCAGAATGGCGCAAGATTTCTCTATGCAGATGCCTCTAATTGATGGGCATGGGAATTTTGGATCTGTTGATAATGATCCTCCTGCTGCGATGAGATATACAGAATCCAGATTGCAATCTTTAACCACTGATAGCTTGCTTGAAGATATTGAATCTGAAACAGTTGATTTTGCCGATAATTTTGATGGATCAGTACAAGAGCCAACAGTCTTGCCGGCAAGAATTCCTCAATTGCTACTAAATGGTTCGTCTGGCATAGCTGTAGGTATGGCAACCAACATACCTCCCCATAATTTGGTCGAACTGATTGATGGATTGATGGCGTTAATTTCTAATCCTGAGTTAGATGAAATAGAATTGATGAATTTAATTAAAGGCCCAGATTTTCCTACTGGGGGCCAGATACTTGGCAGAAGTGGAATTAAAGAAACATACCTTTCTGGAAGAGGCTCAATAACAATGCGTGGAGTTGCTGAAATAGAAACCATTGAAAATCCAGGAAGACCAGATAGAGATGCTGTAATAATCACTGAACTTCCTTATCAAACAAATAAAGCAGGATTAATAGAACGAATCGCCGATATGGTTAACGATAAAAAACTTGAAGGTATTGCAGATATAAGAGATGAAAGTGATAGAGATGGTATGAGAATAGTAGTTGAATTAAGAAGAGATTCATATCCTCAAGTTGTTTTAAATAATTTATTTAAACTTACTCCTTTACAGACTAATTTTAGTGCAAATATGCTTGCATTAGTTAATGGTGAGCCTGTTATATTGTCACTTAAAAAAATGTTGCAAGTATTTTTAGATTTTAGAGTAGAAACCATTGAAAAAAGAACTAAATATCTCTTAAAGAAGGCAGAGAGTAGAGACCATATATTATTAGGATTATTATTAGCTTTAGATCAGCTAGATGACATAATTAGCCTTATCAGGTCCGCATCTGACTCCGCTACTGCTAAACGTAAATTACAAGAACTTCATGGCTTAACAGATATTCAATCTGACGCTATTTTGCAGATGCAGTTAAGAAGACTGACTGCTTTAGAGGCTGATAAGATAAGACTTGAACATGAGGATTTAGTTAGAAAAATAATAGATTTAAAAGATATTTTAAATACGAAAGAAAGGGTATTTGAAATAACAAAAATAGAACTAAATGAAATAAAAGAAAAATATAATACTCCAAGAAGAACAGAAATTCTTGATCTTGGAGGAGGCCTTGAAGATATTGATTTAATTGCTAATGAAAGATCAGTCGTTTTGTTGACAGAGACAGGATACCTAAAGAGGATGCCTGTTAGTGAATTTGAAGCAACAAGTCGAGGAACTAGAGGTAAAGCAGGAACGAGAAGCCAAGGAGAGGAAGAAGTGAAAAAATTTATTAGTTGTAATGACCATGACAGTCTCCTGCTTTTTAGTGATAGAGGCGTTGCGTATGCTCTTCCTGCTTACAGAGTTCCTCAATGCAGTAGAACTGCGAAAGGTACTCCTATTGTTCAATTGCTTCCAATTCCGCGGGAAGAAGCTATAACTTCATTGCTTTCTGTTAGTACTTTTGATGATGAAAACTATTTATTGATGCTTACTAGGGGGGGATATATTAAAAGAACACCTCTTTCAGCTTTCAGTAAGATTAGAGCAAATGGATTAATTGCAATAGGTTTAGAGGATGGTGATGCTTTAACTTGGGTTCGATTGGCTGAGTCTGGAGATAGTGTTTTGATTGGTTCCAAGAATGGAATGACAATTCATTTTAGATTAAATGATTCTGAATTACGCCCTTTAGGTAGATCAGCAAGAGGGGTGAAGTCAATGAATCTTAAGTCTGGTGATTCTCTTGTAAGTATGGATGTTTTATCTACTGAGTTGGCTGATCATGTTGATAAAAGTGAAGACGAAGAACTACAGGATGAATCATCAGAATCTGAAGGGCCTTGGGTACTTGTTGCCTCTGGAAGCGGTCTAGGTAAAAGAGTTCCTGTGACACAATTTCGCTTGCAAAAAAGAGCAGGAATGGGCTTAAGAGCAATAAAATTCAGAAAAGACGGAGATGAACTTGTAGGTTTAAGAGTTCTAGGCAAAGGAGAAGAATTATTATTAGTTAGTGAAAGGGGAGTAATTGTCAGAACTAGTGCGGATAAGATCTCTCAACAGTCTAGAGCTGCAACGGGGGTAAGAATTCAGAAACTTGATAATGGGGATAAGTTGTCTGAGGTCGTTTTAGTTCCTCCAGAACAAATTAATGAAGATGAAGAAAAAGAATTGTCCACAAGTATGGAATCAATAAATACTGATCCAACTTCAAAAAATTGA
- a CDS encoding RNA methyltransferase gives MAIKKDLKVVLVEPAGPINVGSVARLCENFSVHELRLVSPKCDYLAKESKKMSVKGLKILETAKVYKDLNSALSDCSRIIATCGRKEHGEIPLNSNKDALSWALKSEREETIAFVFGREDRGLSNEELLKANKVISLSTSEDYPSLNLSHAVAIVLHQFNQLNKLDLLGPHTKTSCPANLIKLEDCINDAGSFLLDIGFLMKHTYKAKMTKIKQLLLRGEIKDDEVALIRGIISQARWKIKNKND, from the coding sequence GTGGCTATAAAAAAAGATCTCAAAGTAGTACTTGTTGAACCCGCAGGACCAATCAATGTTGGGAGTGTGGCAAGACTCTGCGAAAACTTTAGTGTTCATGAATTAAGACTAGTTTCTCCTAAATGTGATTATTTAGCTAAAGAATCGAAAAAGATGTCTGTCAAAGGATTGAAGATATTAGAAACAGCAAAAGTCTATAAGGATCTAAATTCAGCGCTTTCAGATTGCTCAAGAATTATTGCCACTTGCGGAAGAAAAGAACATGGAGAAATACCACTTAATTCAAATAAAGATGCCTTGAGCTGGGCTCTTAAATCAGAAAGAGAAGAGACAATAGCTTTTGTATTCGGAAGAGAAGACCGGGGTTTATCTAACGAAGAGCTTCTAAAAGCAAATAAAGTAATTAGCCTTAGTACAAGTGAGGATTATCCGTCATTAAATCTTTCACATGCAGTAGCAATTGTTCTCCATCAATTCAATCAACTTAATAAGCTTGATTTATTAGGGCCCCATACAAAAACAAGTTGTCCTGCGAATTTAATAAAATTAGAAGATTGTATTAATGATGCAGGTAGCTTTTTACTTGATATTGGTTTCTTGATGAAACATACATATAAAGCCAAAATGACGAAAATCAAGCAATTACTTTTAAGAGGTGAGATAAAAGATGATGAAGTTGCACTAATTAGAGGAATAATTAGCCAAGCAAGATGGAAAATTAAAAATAAAAATGATTAA
- the trxA gene encoding thioredoxin, which yields MSTASAVTDSSFEQEVLQSDVPVLVDFWAPWCGPCRMVAPIVEEISKDFEGKIKVFKLNTDENPNVASQYGIRSIPTLMIFKGGQKVDTVVGAVPKATLSGTISKHL from the coding sequence ATGTCCACAGCTTCTGCAGTAACTGATTCCTCTTTCGAACAAGAAGTCCTCCAGAGCGATGTTCCTGTTTTGGTTGATTTTTGGGCACCTTGGTGCGGACCTTGCCGAATGGTTGCTCCAATTGTTGAAGAAATCTCAAAAGATTTCGAAGGCAAAATAAAAGTTTTCAAATTGAACACTGATGAGAACCCTAATGTTGCTAGTCAGTATGGAATTAGAAGCATACCAACTTTGATGATCTTTAAGGGAGGTCAAAAAGTAGATACTGTTGTCGGAGCAGTTCCTAAAGCCACCCTTTCTGGAACAATCTCTAAACATCTCTAA
- a CDS encoding GuaB3 family IMP dehydrogenase-related protein, whose product MNIQLGRTKTVRRAYGIDEIALVPGGRTVDPEITKTNWEIGGIERDIPIIASAMDGVVDVNMAVALSELGALGVLNLEGVQTRYEDPEEVLSKIQSIGKEEFVPLMQEIYKKPIKEELILKRIQEIKKSGGIAAVSGTPLAAIRYRDLIKGSGADLFFLQATVVSTEHLGKEGSQNLDLYDLCKNIGIPVAVGNCVTYEVSLKLMRAGAAAVMVGIGPGAACTSRGVLGVGIPQATAISDCAAARDYFQKESGKYVPIIADGGIITGGDICKCIACGADSVMIGSPIARSQEAPGKGFHWGMATPSPVLPRGTRIKVGTTGSLKSILCGPAILDDGTHNLLGAIKTSMGTLGATNIKEMQQVEVVIAPSLLTEGKVYQKAQQLGMGK is encoded by the coding sequence GTGAATATTCAACTAGGACGCACCAAAACTGTTAGAAGAGCTTACGGGATTGATGAAATTGCATTAGTTCCCGGAGGAAGAACAGTTGACCCTGAAATCACAAAAACCAATTGGGAAATCGGAGGAATTGAAAGAGATATTCCCATAATCGCAAGTGCGATGGATGGCGTTGTAGATGTAAACATGGCTGTCGCCCTGTCAGAATTAGGAGCCCTAGGTGTTTTAAATCTAGAAGGAGTCCAAACCAGATATGAAGATCCAGAAGAAGTCCTAAGCAAAATCCAATCAATTGGGAAAGAGGAATTTGTTCCTCTTATGCAAGAAATTTATAAGAAACCTATAAAAGAAGAATTAATTTTAAAAAGAATTCAAGAAATCAAAAAAAGTGGAGGTATTGCGGCTGTAAGTGGAACCCCATTAGCTGCGATTAGATATAGAGATTTAATCAAAGGCTCAGGTGCAGACTTGTTTTTTCTTCAGGCAACTGTAGTTTCAACAGAACATCTGGGCAAAGAGGGCAGTCAAAATCTTGACCTTTATGATCTTTGCAAAAACATTGGAATACCAGTTGCTGTGGGTAATTGCGTAACTTATGAAGTTTCTTTAAAACTAATGAGAGCAGGAGCTGCAGCAGTAATGGTTGGTATTGGGCCTGGAGCTGCATGCACCTCAAGAGGAGTATTAGGTGTTGGCATCCCTCAAGCAACTGCTATCTCTGATTGCGCTGCAGCAAGGGATTATTTTCAAAAAGAAAGTGGGAAATATGTTCCGATTATTGCTGATGGTGGAATTATCACTGGTGGTGATATTTGCAAATGCATAGCTTGTGGTGCCGACTCAGTTATGATTGGTTCCCCAATTGCAAGATCTCAGGAAGCACCTGGTAAAGGTTTTCATTGGGGCATGGCTACTCCAAGTCCTGTTCTTCCTAGAGGGACCAGGATTAAGGTTGGGACAACAGGTAGTTTAAAAAGTATTCTTTGTGGACCTGCAATTCTTGATGATGGAACACACAATTTACTAGGAGCAATAAAAACCTCAATGGGGACTCTAGGAGCGACGAACATAAAGGAAATGCAACAAGTTGAGGTAGTTATCGCACCCTCTTTGTTAACAGAAGGAAAGGTTTACCAAAAAGCACAACAGCTTGGGATGGGAAAATAA
- the hisH gene encoding imidazole glycerol phosphate synthase subunit HisH, with translation MAKIGLIDYGMGNLFSVQQAFKRLNQPLDIIRDIKALNSCDALILPGVGAFDPAMKNLKKTELVPLIIEWVNNGKPLIGICLGLQLLFETSDEGSSEGLGIFKGHIRRLPQEKNERIPHIGWSPINKINDCPIIENHPDSNWMYFVHSYSACPLEPKQTVATTKFGKTDFSSMVWHKNTGACQFHPEKSGVAGQKLIFNWINWLKKNKF, from the coding sequence TTGGCAAAAATTGGATTAATAGATTATGGAATGGGTAATCTTTTTTCCGTTCAACAAGCATTTAAAAGGTTGAATCAACCTTTAGATATTATTCGTGATATCAAAGCACTCAACTCTTGTGATGCTTTAATTCTTCCTGGGGTTGGTGCTTTTGATCCAGCAATGAAGAATTTAAAAAAGACTGAACTAGTACCTTTAATAATTGAGTGGGTAAATAATGGTAAACCGCTAATTGGAATTTGTTTAGGATTACAGCTATTATTCGAGACTAGTGATGAGGGTTCCTCAGAGGGCTTAGGAATTTTCAAAGGTCATATTCGGAGATTACCTCAAGAAAAAAATGAGAGGATTCCGCACATTGGTTGGTCTCCGATAAACAAAATAAATGATTGTCCTATTATAGAAAATCATCCTGATTCAAATTGGATGTATTTCGTCCATTCTTACTCAGCTTGTCCTTTAGAACCAAAACAAACCGTAGCCACAACAAAATTTGGTAAAACTGATTTCTCATCTATGGTCTGGCATAAAAACACTGGTGCATGTCAGTTTCATCCCGAAAAATCAGGAGTTGCAGGACAAAAACTTATTTTTAATTGGATTAATTGGTTGAAAAAAAATAAATTTTAG
- a CDS encoding RsmD family RNA methyltransferase, with translation MKGKLKLISGKRIESPSSQKTRPTSSRVREALINILGNKLIGTSWLDLCSGSGVMACEVLQQGVKRVLAIEKQRETAKICKKNLIDVSNTINSSIHIEVICTELISFLKKGPKNKKIDFVKDCLIPEQKFDYVFLDPPYESGLYELSQELLLSKQWIKESTTLICECSSKTMPRIHNGWKLNKEKFYGNTSLLFLIPNQALNCFDDTDSMH, from the coding sequence TTGAAAGGGAAACTTAAACTAATTTCTGGGAAAAGGATAGAAAGTCCTTCATCCCAAAAGACAAGGCCAACCTCCTCAAGAGTAAGAGAGGCACTAATAAATATTCTTGGGAACAAACTTATAGGCACAAGTTGGCTAGATCTTTGCAGTGGAAGTGGAGTAATGGCATGTGAGGTTCTTCAACAAGGAGTAAAAAGAGTTCTTGCGATTGAAAAGCAGAGGGAAACGGCAAAAATATGCAAAAAAAACCTTATTGATGTATCAAATACTATTAACAGCTCAATCCATATTGAAGTCATATGCACTGAATTGATCTCATTCCTCAAAAAGGGTCCAAAAAACAAGAAAATTGATTTTGTTAAAGATTGCCTAATTCCTGAACAAAAATTTGATTATGTTTTTCTTGACCCTCCTTACGAATCTGGATTATATGAACTTTCTCAAGAACTTTTATTGTCTAAACAATGGATTAAGGAATCAACTACTTTGATATGTGAATGCTCGTCAAAAACTATGCCAAGAATACATAATGGGTGGAAATTAAATAAAGAGAAATTTTATGGAAACACCTCTCTTCTTTTTCTTATTCCCAATCAGGCATTGAACTGCTTCGACGATACTGATTCCATGCACTAA
- a CDS encoding c-type cytochrome, giving the protein MNTPSSKALINQEQKISSWRIFLLSIVTIAFLILFWRIGDFKEDPFINETLSIQGEALSGSKLFKINCVGCHGISAQGFVGPDLHEVTQEMSDKKIINQVIRGLTPPMPSFEIEPQSMADLLAYMHSLNK; this is encoded by the coding sequence GTGAATACTCCGTCATCAAAAGCATTAATTAATCAGGAGCAAAAGATTAGCTCTTGGCGAATATTTTTATTATCGATAGTCACTATTGCCTTCCTTATTCTTTTCTGGAGAATTGGTGACTTTAAAGAAGATCCTTTCATAAATGAAACATTATCTATTCAAGGTGAAGCTTTATCAGGAAGCAAATTATTCAAAATCAATTGTGTCGGTTGCCATGGGATATCAGCTCAAGGTTTTGTAGGACCCGATCTCCATGAAGTGACTCAAGAAATGAGTGATAAAAAGATTATTAATCAAGTTATTCGAGGATTGACTCCACCAATGCCAAGTTTTGAAATCGAACCTCAATCAATGGCAGATCTATTGGCGTATATGCATTCACTCAATAAATAG
- the petG gene encoding cytochrome b6-f complex subunit V: MIEPLLCGIVLGLVPITLLGLFVSAWNQYRRSSSMPDWE; encoded by the coding sequence ATGATTGAGCCTCTGCTATGTGGGATTGTTCTTGGACTAGTTCCCATAACATTATTAGGCCTTTTTGTTAGTGCATGGAATCAGTATCGTCGAAGCAGTTCAATGCCTGATTGGGAATAA